The region ATAGGTCTTCGTGAAAAAACCAAGATTCGGACGAATGCGAATTTCCGCTTCGTCTTCGTCCCTGGCAATCGCTTCGTGGACTGTCTTGTCTGGGACAACTTCGTTTGCCTTGCGGCGTCCATACCAACGAGCGGCAACGACGGGGATGAAGAAGTGGTCGACCAGCACACTACCTAACAGCGAGACGCTCACCACCTCGGGCATAACCCGCATGAAGTCGCCCATGATGCCAGGCACCAACAGCATCGGCAGGAACGCCGCGACCGTCGTCAGGTCGGCCATAATGACCGGAGTTCCGACTTCTTCGATACCTATTTTTGCGGCGTCGACAGGGTCTTCACCTCGTTCGATGTGACGGTGAATATTCTCCGCAACAATGATCGCTCCGTCGACAACCATCCCCAGCACAAGGATGAATGCGAAGATCACCATGTTCGAGACCGGGATACCCAGCGCATACAGCGCGATCAAACCCACCGCCGAACTGAGCGGGATGGCGGTCAAAACCAAAAAGGAAATTCGCAGACCCATCGTCCACGCAAGGATCACCAGCACCAGCATCGCGCCGAACACAAAGCTAGACCCCAACACACGGAACATAATTGAAATTTCCGCGGACGTATCACGAGTGACTCGAAAGCTGATGTTCGGGTACTGCGGGCGAAGTTCGGCAATTTTCTCTTTCACCGAGATCGCCGCGGCAAGCGTATTGATGTCGGCTTCTTTGTTGACGATAATCGTGGCGCACGATTCACCGTTCAGAAGTGCCACGTTCTTCAATCGCCGGTAGGTGTCTTCGATCGTCGCGACATCGCCGATCTTGATGATTTTGCCGTCGACGGTGCTGATAATCGCGTTGCGAATATCATCGACACCGCGGAACTGGGTTTCATTGCGGACACGAAAGTCGAACGTACCGGTATCAAGCTCGCCTGCGGGCATCTCAGCATGAAAGTCGGCTAGAGCTCTTCGGAAATCTCCCAGCGTTAGCCCGTACTCTGCGGCAAGATCGACATTAATGTTGACGTGCAATTCACGCTCGCGGCCGCCAAACAGCTGAGTGTTGGCGATCCCGGGAATTGTTTCCAGTTCTTCCTGGACTTCTTCCGCAAGTGTCTTGAGCGCTGCTTCGTCGAACCCTTTCGGTGCGGTCATGTTGACCAGCATTAGCGGTGTGTTCTCGAAGTCGATATCGGTGACCGATGGTTGAACTTCTCGGGCAACCGGCAAATCTCGTCTGATCTCGTCGACGAGATCCTTCACTTCGCCACGAGCTTGATCGGGGTCGACTCCATCGAGAAAGATAATCTGCGTGATACTCGATCCACGCATGCTCGTCGACGCAATGAAGTCGACGTTCTTCAGCTTTTGCAGCGCGTCTTCAATCTTGCTGGTGATCTGCTCTTCCACTTCCACCGGCTGGGCGCCAGGGTAGGGGACGGCCACCAGAACGACCGCTTTCGAGATAGCTGGAGTACGCTGCACAGGAATGTTGATAGCCACCATCACGACGGCCACCAACACAATGATGGTGCAAACAATCACAAAGCGAGGTTGTTCGATCGCGCCAGCGCTTAATTTCATGTGCGTCGTCCTTCGCCTAGTTGCCGGTACGATCAGTATCGAGGCGCGAAACTTCCGCCATCGGAGGAATCTCCGACAATTGGGAAGCCTCGGTCGACGTAGTATCCATCCCGCTCATAATCTCCAGAGGTCGACCTTCAACGAGCCGATGTTGTCCTTGAACAATCAGCAGCTCATGGTTCTTCGGAAGGTCGGCGAGCACAAAATTGCGCCCCTGCTCGATATAGCTTGGGATCTCGATGCGGTGGGCCACATAGTTTGGGACTTCCGCGACATCCATGCCGGCAAAGTCGACCGTCGACGTCGCTTGATCTGGGGCCATCTGGGCAAAGAAGATACTCGCAACGCGGTCGTTGAATACGACGCTTTCGACAGGGATTTGAAAACCGTCGATTTCACGAATTACGAAGTCTGCTTTGCCAACGACCCCTGGTTTGAGAAGTCGCTGCGAATTGTCGAGCAGCACTTCGACCTCGAACAAGCCATTGCGGTTGCTAACCGTTTCCGCGATTTGATAAACGGTTCCTTGCAGGATGGTATCGGATTCCAAATTGGACGAAGTGTCGAAACGACGTACGTAAACTTTAAAGTCAGACGTCGGATCGGGCTTGCCGGCAGCAGTGTTGGGCTGGGCGGTTCGACGCGTCTCGTTAAACTGTTTCTGGATGGCGATAATCCGCGATTCCGGAACGCCAACGGTAAGCAAAACTTTGTCGACTTGGACCAACTCAAAAGCAGGCTGATGAAGATTGATCGATTCACCAGCGTTAACCATTCGGGCGGAGATGACGCCATCGACGGGGGAAATCAGCTGGGCATCTTCCAGGTTCTTTTCGGCGATATCTTTCATGGCCTTCGCCACTGCCAAGGTTTGCGTTGCCGTTTGAAACGCCGTCTGGGTTACGGCTCCAGCACTTCGTTCACGTAGATTGACCAGTCGTTGGTATTCTGTCTGGGCGTTCTCAAGATTGGCGTTCGCTTCTTCGCGCCGAGCTATCAAGATCCGCGTATCGAGTTGCGCGAGTACCTGTCCCGCTTTGACCCTATCGCCGATGTCCAAAGGTCGCCCCGATTCATTGGTACCAAGCGATTCAATTCGCCCGGCCAATTGAAAGGCAAGCGAGAATCGCTCGAGCGGTTCGATCGTGCCAGCATAGCTATCGATGATTTCAATCCGCTGTCGCGTCAGCGGTTGAACGGTCACCGGGGCAAGCGTGTCAGCGATCGACTCCTCGGAATCGATTGGTTTGACCTCGGCCCCAAAATCGTTGCGGCCCCCGCTGACGTACATCACCGCGAGTGCAAAAAGGGTGACGACGAACAGTCCGATGACTTTCCCGACCCGCCGTTTCATGAGAATTCCGCGCTGTTTTGTGAAAAGTGTTAGTTTCGACTCGTTGGCTTACCGCAGTTATTCGCCATCCGTTTCGAAAAATTTAGCATACTAACCAGATCGTATTTCACCGCAATTTTAGCCGCAAGGCAAAATGGACGGATTGTCCATTTATCTTAATCTAAGACACCGCAGGCTCTCAAAACCTGCAACATCTTTTGCGGGGAATGGTCTCGTACTAGCAGCTTTTTCTGCGAGGCGGTCGCACCGGAAATGATCTCTAACTGGGCGTTCTTCACGCCCCAGGCTTTGCGCAGAAAGGTCAGGATGGCCTTGTTGGCTTTCCCTTTTTCAGCAACTTCGGTTACGCAGACCTTCAATGCGCCATGCTGGATGCCACGAAATTCATTTTTTCGGGCACCTGGCTGAGCCTTCAAATCGATGAGACATCCTTCGGCATGGGGGACGATATTAACGTCCACCGTCGACACCCTCGAAGAGCGTCGATCCGACACGAACCATCGTGGCTCCTTCGCGGATCGCCAGATCGAAGTCGTGGCTCATTCCCATAGAAAGTTCGCCCAGCGAGATGTTGTCGGGGCAATTGCTTTGCAGTTGGTCCCGTAACTGTCGAAGGGAAGCGAAGTCTTTCTGGGCCTGATCACGGCCACCATCCAACGATGCCATTCCCATCAAACCAACGATCCGCAAATTGCTCAACGCGGCAATTTGTCGCAGGGCTGGTTCGATCTCGTCTGGTGGAAATCCATGCTTGGCAGAATCGCCAGAAATGTTGACTTCAATCAACGTTCGTAATGGAGCATCGGCGGTCCAATCATCGTTGGCGGCTTTCAACAAACGCAAGCTATCCCCTGAGTGCAGCACGGAAAGCAAGGGGACCGTCCGCTTCGTCTTGTTTCGCTGCAAGTGGCCGATCATGTGCCACGCAGGCGAAACATGGGACATCGCTTCCGCTTTGTTCCACAACTGTTGTGGACGGCTTTCGCCTAGATCGTGACACCCTAAGTCGAACAGGGCCTGGGTGGTTTCGATGTCCACGTACTTGGTGACACCGATCAGCAAAACATCGTCAGGCGTTCGGCCTGAGGCTTTCGCCGCGTCCGCGATGACCATTCGGACACGGTCCAAGTTTTCACGCAGTCGCGTTTGCATGGGGCAGGTTCACAGGCGTTACGAAGCTTCGACTTCCAATAGTTTCTCGATATCGCCGTTCTCGTCAAATCGAGCCACGAGCGTTTCTGAGATCAGATTCACCCCCAGGAACGTCCGACTGGCTTTTTCCGTCAACGAGCGATAGAACGCCCAATGTCCGGTTCCTGTTTGCACGCGATAGGCAACCGCTTGATCGCGAGCCTGAATCACGAGTTTTTCGGCAACCGTCAGCTGACGCCATGTGAGCGGCTTGCCTTGTCCCTTTTTGGACAAGTCGAAGAACATCGGGGCTACGAGTCCACGGCCGCTGCCGGTTTGCTGAAGAGAAAGCTTCTCGTCGACGACACCAATCTTGCCGAGCGACGTATCGCTTTGCCATTCGTTTATGCCGACAGGAAGTAGCGTGACTTTGGACTTGGGAAGCTCGATGAAAACTTCGTTCGTTTCCGCAGGCGTCCCGAGACTCGCGTGTGAAACGACGGGAGGCTGGGCCTGATATTGGATCTTATCGGCTGGCTTGTCCAGAATGACGGTATCCATCGCCCAGAGGAATTTGTCTTCGCGGCCGAGGAAGAAGAGCCGTTGAAGCTTGACGCCTCCGGTCCATTCCTGTTCCAGCTCGACATAGTCACCGTCGTCATCGGTCTGCCAGCCAACTTGTTCCCACGTGTTGGTCGGGGCGATTACTTCGCCGTCGATCAAGATCGTCGTATCCCACGTACCGCTAAGAACAATATCACCACGCGATTCCAGTTCGACGATCAATGGTTCCAAGTCGTGCCGAATCGCGAGGCTAGGACTGTTGCGATGCCAGTCCGTGCGAAGGTAGGCGACCTGACTCCACGCCGATTCGTAGCTGGGGTAGGGCAAGTGAAGATCGGAAGTCTTGCGATCGCCCTTGGGTAAAACCAATTCAGCAACGATCGCGTCGTCTTCATCCTTACCGACAGTTACCGCAGTCTTCATCAGATGGCGGTTATACGCACTGGACAGTCCGTGCGAAAGCGTTTGCGTTCCGTCCAAGCGGGTAAAACGTAACGCATGCCGAACCATCCATTGATACTGCGTGACTGCGTCTTTCGACAGCCGAACGCCATCGACATGCTTGGTCATCACGATCGAACGTGTCCAGCACGCCAATAAAGCACGGAGGTGCAATAGCTGGTCGACTTTAGGAAGGCCTTCGCCGTCGGTCAACGCTTGCATCCCTTCATCCAGAACCGCCACGGCAGGCTTCGCCAACTGTTGGCATGCTTTCAGTTCCGGGAAAACGAATGCCAAAGTTAGCGGCAATTCGCCGGCAAGCCCTTGCTCGAAGATCTTGTTCTCGAAGTTTGTCGCGGCCGCGTCGGTGGCGTGGCTCATGATCTTGTCGAGCAATTGCCACCATAATTCGCTACTGCACACCGAGGCCAAGTTGGGCAATGCGTGCGTGACGGCAAGAACTTCCAGCACCAGGTTTCGTTCCGAGATGCGGCGTTCCAAGTCACTGAGCCAGGCTTCCAACTGCTTGACTATTTGCGAAGTTGGCATGGTTCGACCTGCGGCGATACTTCCGAGCGTTTCCAGAAGCGGCAACGTACGCGTATCGAGCGTTTCGTCAGCGAAAAGAGCCCACGCCAGGGGAGCCGATTTCTTGCCAGAGACGAGCGATTGTAACGTCGCTCGGGAATCTCGCTTGCTAAGGTATTCCTTCCAAGCGGCCCAATCTTTCAGTTCGATTCCGTAGGCCGCTCCTTTCGAGAGCTTGGCCCAAGCTGGGATTCCGGCTGGCATGGTGGCTTGCTCGTCCTTGCTGCGGGTACTGATATCCGTGGCCATGGCTTCCATCAAGCGAGAGTATGTTAGAATGAGATTGTTCGCGAGAGTCACTCAAAAATGACTGTCACGCGAGATAGACCATCTTAGCAACGTGGGGGAACTTTGACGCCCCCCTAGGTCCCCTTTTCCGCCGAGTTTTGCCATGGCTACGACTATCCGTAACGATCGCACCGTTTTCTGGATGCTTCTTGCAATGCTCGCCGCTTGCGGGATGTTAACATCGCCCCTGTCGGCCCAAGAGGAATCGCCTGCCGACCCGGCCGCAGAGCAGCCAGCCGAAGGGGATTCAGCAGAAGCAGAGCCAAGTAAGCCGGCCGAAGATAAAACCGCTGAGGAAAGTGAAACGGCACGAAAAGGAGCTATTCGCAAACTGATGCCCAACATGCCGGTTTGGATCGATTCCAAGCGGAAGATGGTCATTATGGATGGCGAGATTTGCCTGAGAAAAGGCTCGTTGGAAATGTTCGCGTGTCTCCGTGGCACGAAGGAGCATGAGTCGGTCGTTGCTGTTGCCACCGACGCTTACGTAGTGCATGCCGCACTACTTGCGATTGGCGCGAAAGATGGTGACCCGGTTCAGTTTGACCCGGAGTACCAACCACCCTCTGGCGAAACGATTGATGTTTTAGTTCAGTGGAAAGATGACAACGGCAAAGTTCAGACGCGCAAAGCTCAAGATTGGGTACGTGACGCGCGGAACAAAAAAGTGATGACCTACGACTGGGTTTTCCCCGGCAGTTACTTTTGGAAAGACGTCACTCTGGAAGCAGTGCAGAAGGCCAAAGAAGAAGGCATCGATCCTGATACGCTACCAGGCAAGATGGTCTATGCGGCGGAGGGGGGCGAACTGATCTGCGTGAGCAACTTTAAGTCGTCAATGATGGACTTGCCGGTTCCCAGTACCGACGCCAATAACGATCTTTGGTTCGAGGCATTTACCGAGAACATTCCCAAGGAAGGCACGAAAGTCCGTCTCTTTCTGATTCCACGAAAAGAAAAGGACGACAAGGATTCGGCCGAAAACAAAGCTGCGGATTCCAAAAAGGCGAAACCGGCTGTGGATTTGAACGATCCGATGTTAGAATTGCCGGAGTTCTCACCCGGCGCCGAAGAATAAAATCACGAAGACGGTGGCCATGGAGTTGACGACCGTCAGTAGCGAAAGCCAGAACGCGAGCGATACCATCCATTGCCCGCGATTCGTCAGACGGCCTAGTCGAATAGATTTCAAATCGTTCGCTGCGAACACCAAAGTCGGCAGGCAGATGATCCACGACACCAGCCAACCGAAGAAGCCGACAAGCCAGCCTGCGTCGGTCCAGTAAATTCGCGAGACCGGCAGCGCACTGGCGACAAAGCCGATGATCGCCATGCACAGCAAAAGCACCCCAGTCGGATTGCCCACCGTTTCGTAAGCACCGCGATAGTCGACAGGTGCTTGGGCATCCGCTTCTTTTCCTTCTGGTTCCGCATCGGCAAACTGATGCGCCCCCTCGGTCAATTCCGGCTTCTTAACGTCGTCGATCTTGAGAGGGCGATTCGATGTCATAGCATTACCAGAGTCTTGGGGGAGCGGCTTGCCTAATCCAATTTGCCAATGCGGCAGTGCTTCAACATCTCTTCGGCAGTGCTGATGTAACTGGTGTAGAACGGGCCAAACTCCGCGTATCGCGCACTCGCTTCGTCGAAACGCATCTTGTAGACGATATCCTTCAGATACTCCGGATTGCGAGCCCACAGCGTGACGCCCCATTCCCAGTCGTCGAAGCCAACGCTAACGGTGATCAACTGCGAGACTTTCCCGGCAAACTGCATTCCGCTTTGGGCATGTTCGGCCATCAGCGCGTTGCGAGCCGAGAACGGAAGCAAGAACCAGTTTTCGCCGACTTCCCGCTTCTTGTTCATCGGGTAGAAGCATGTCGCAGGGTAGGGGGGGAAGTCTGGCGTCAGACGCTGATTGTTCATCATCGGTAAACGCTTTGCGTAGGCGTTCACTTTTGCTTCGTAGGAAGGAGAGTCTTTCTCTTCCCCTTCGCGAATCAATCGTTCGGCATACTGTTCGATGGAAGGAACGTATTCCGAAATCTCTGTGACCGAAACGAATGAGTAGGTGGCCTGAATCGCTGGCCCCAGACTGCTTGCCAACAGACGCTGGTGGACCGAATCGATCACCAACGGGTCAGGATCCATCAGCATCAATGCAAAATCAGCTTTGTGACCACTGACGATTGAGACCTGAAGCCGTTGCGGATTGCCTTCCGTTTCCGGATTCAAAATGTCAATCAATTCCTTCGCCCCGGCCGACAGTTCTTCCGGCGAATAGCCCGTCAGCATGGCTCGATCGAACGCGTAATAGAAATGACTACAATGCCAGCCTTCGGTAGGGATGATCGAGGGCTCAGGAAGCGGCGTGGAACCGGGGCGGCCGTGGCTCATGAAATAGACTTCTTTCGAGGAACGAAACAGCAGGTACCAAAGAAGTCAGTCTAGCAAATCCAGGAAGCGGGTCGAAGTGGTGGAAAGGGAACGCACGCAATGCCAACGTACCAAGGACACCGTTAGGTCCGCTCCCCGGCATTAATTTCCCTTACTTGCGGGGCTTGGGGGCTGCGGAGTCGTCCAGATCGCGGCACAATCGCTCGAACGATTCCCTGGTCAGGTTGATGTCGTCGTTTTCGCGAGAGTTGCCGGAGGCCTGATAGCGTTCGATCGATACGCCTTGCCTGTCGACGTTTACCTCGTAATAACGCCGCGAGTTGCCATCTGTCGATGGCGTTTGTGAACGGATTTGAATTTGGCTTTCGCGCGGATCTCGTTCAATGATCGCCAACGGTTCCAACAGGTAGTCGACACGGCGAACCAGGTTTTCCGCAACGTCACTTGCCGCTTCATCGCTTTTGGCCTCGTTGAATCGGTAATCGATTTGGCGGGTCGATACGCCCACCTTTTCGACCGTCAGGTCGGTGGCTGAGACCTTTCCCTGGTTTAGCGCCGTTTCGAACTTCCTGTTCGGCGCTGGATGGTTATCCAGGCATTGTCTTAAGTCTTGAGGTCTTATTTCCTGAGTCATCTCTTTGCCCTCCTTTTGTTCGGAATGAATGGTTATCAGGTGGCCAGCGGATGCATTCAATCGCTGGCGATTGCGGGTTATTTGTTCTACGAATCGGTTTCCATTTTGGTGCATTCGTGGTGCGTCCCGTCCCAGCTCAAAAGCACTTCCTGCTCGTCGAGCACCGATTGAATATGGACCGGTCGCTTCCACAGGGTATACATGTTGGTCAACGTATCGCGGGCATAATCCATCTTCAGCTCTATCCCGTGATGGCGGTGCGTCAGCAACAGTTCGCCCCGGTTCTTGTAATTGCCATCCGTCACGAAGATCTCCGGCCGTCCCATGTTCGTCAGGCTGAACAGCAACTGCTGTTTCACTTTGGGGAACTCACGGCTTTCGATTTCGTAATACTCAGTCGAATCGTTGTAACCGAACTGAAACATCTTGTAGCGACGACAGAAGTCGAGCGTAAAGAATTCGTCGATGAACGTCAGGTCGTTATGAATCCGACGGACCTCGAAGATCTTCTCACGGCCTTGGCCGATTTCGGTGTTCCAGTTGCGGCGTGCCTCGAAATCGTCGCAGTCTTCATAATCCTGGCCGAAGCAGCCTCGATTCCAGCGGTCCTCGATATCGCGTAGCAGTTCCAAACCAAGCTTGTAAGGGTTCAATCGGGTTGGACTACTCGCGAGCGTGCCCGAGGTGTGATCGGCATAATTAATGACTTCCGATGCATGCAGTCCGTGCCGCGTCATGATGGTCGAATGCCAATAGGTGGCCCAACCTTCATTCATGATCTTGGTTTGTCCCTGCGGTGCGAAGTAATACGCTTCGTCACGAATCATTGACAGAACGTCGAGTTGCCATGGTCGGAGAGGGGCGTACTGCAGCAGGAACAGCATCACATCTTTCATCGGTTCGTCCGGAACCGGAATCGCTCGGGCTGGCCGCGGGGCTTCGTCATCCTCAGAAGGTTTCTTCCGCGGATTGATGAAGTTGTCCATATAACCCTTGGCCGGCAGTTTGAAACTGGGCGCCATTTCGGCCGGGGCATCATCGTCCGTGTTCGAGCTGAATTTGTATTTGTCGGCCCCTCGATATCGCTGGATGAATGGCGAGTGAATATCGATCAGGTCTTCAATGCTCAGACACGCATCGATAAAGTTCTCGACTTCGCTTACGCCGAAACGATTCATATAGCGACGAATGCGGTTGCCATGGTTCGCCATCTGATCGATCATCTTTCGGTCGGTCTGGCTGAACCATTGATTGCATTTGAAAAAGTCGCAGTGCCCATACACGTGAGCCATCACCAGCTTGTGATCGGCGTAGTGGTTGCTCGAAAGCAGATAGGCATAGCAAGGATTGTTGTTGATGACCAGTTCATAGATCTTCTGTAGGCCGTAGTGATATCCCTTCGATAGGCGTTCGAACTCCATCCCGAACCGCCAGTGCGGGTAACGAGTCGGGAAGCCACCCATCGCAGCAATCGCGTTCAGCTGCTCGACGTCAACCAGTTCAAAGATCGTGGGGAAGAAGTCCAAACCGTAATCGAGTGCATGTTGCTCGATTTCGATTTGCACTTCCGCCAGTTCTTCCGGCAGATTCGCGAAGCTTCGATGCGTAATGGGCATGGGGTTCCTCCCTGTGAATCCGGGACGTTTTCGACAAAGTGCCATGCCCTCTTCTTCGTGTGCACGTCGCTTGAAAAAACACGCCTACGAAGACGACGGCATGACCCCCGGTCTTTCTTTTCCAGCTGAGTAGACCGCTAATCCAACTCCTCGACGACGAACTTGTTTTCCGACAACGAACCGATCACATCCCACAGGCGTGGAAAGTCACGACGTAACTGCTTTTTGGCTCGCTCGATTGCTTCTGCGGCTGTTTGGCAGACAACGGTGATCTGGTTGTGTCCGACACGTACTAAGTAGGTGTGCGGAGCATCCGGATTGAAATCAGCGGTCGACATAGGGAAACACCTCAAGGGGGATGGTTACTTGCCTTTACCGAGGAACTGCTTGATCGAGTCGTAAATCGCATCCTTGTCTTCGATATGAGACAAGATCAGCTTCTCGTGGTTCTTGCCAAATTGGTTGACGAGCGATTTCATGTATTCGCCGCTGCCGTAAGGGCTTTCGACTTGGCCGTAGCAAAACAAGTTGCATGCTGGAATCAGGACCGAGTCGAGCATCTTCATGCAGTTGCGGTTGTCTTCGCCCCAGTTGTCGCCATCGGAAAATTGGAAGCAGTAAATGTTCCACTCCGACGTCGGGAACTCTTTCTCCAAGATCTGCTGGGCAACTTTATAGGCGGAACTAATCCGCGTGCCGCCACTTTCACGGGTGTGGTAAAATGTGTTCTCGTCGACTTCTTTCGCCCCGGCATCATGGATCACATAGCGACGTTCGACGCCTTTGTACTGACTTCGCAGCCACGTATCGATCCAGAACGCTTCGGTGCGAACGATCTCTTTCTGGTCGTCCGTCATCGAGCCCGAAACGTCCATGATGTAAATAATCGCAGCGTTTGCTTCTGGCTGCGGAATGCTTGTCCAGCTGCGATAACGTGTATCTTCGCGAACTGGAATGATGATCGGGTTCTTCGGGTTGTAAACGCCTGAGGCAATTTGCCGACGCAGTGCTTTCACATAGGTCCGGCGGAAGTGACGCAACGACTCTGGCCCGGTCGAGCGGATGCTGTCGTATCGATTTTTGTATTGAGAGATGTTGGCATCTCCCTTTGGCTCAATCTTAGGGAGCTCCAGTTCGTCTCCCAGCATTGCAGCCAGTTCTTCCAGCGGTACGTCAACTTCCAGGATATGACGACCTGCTTCGTTGCCTGCCTGACCGGCTCCGTCGCCATCGTCTCCCTTACCGACGGGGTCGCCGACGTCGCCATCGCCTTGGCCGACGCCCCCTTTGTTTTTTCCATACTTGAAGTGAGGTACATCCAAGCTGGGGACCGGAATGCTAACGAGATCCTTCCCCTTCCGGCCGATCATTTCGCCGTGGGTGATGTACTTCCGAAGATTATCACGAATCCGACCGCGAACGATCTCGCGGAAGCGGTGGACGTCGCGATCAATCTTCAAACCCATGGTACTTCTCCTTGCTTACGCTCCGAGGGTGAAGGTTACGCCAACAACGCTCGTGGAAGCGTCCCGTAGGCTTCGTGTGTCGCAGATCATGAAGCAACACTTGGCATCCGACACGCGGGTCCTACGGTGGGGATGCTATCCCCAGTTCCATACTTGGTTGTTACGTTGAGTGTGCTTACTTAGTCGGTCACATCCCCTCGGGCGAAGATGCTGGCGACGAAGCTGAGCACGTCCGTGGCGCTTTCGTCGTCGTAACCGTGATCGCGGATGAGTCGTTGTTTGACCACGTCAATCTTTTCCTGCGTCTCCTGATCGATGACGCTGGAAACGAGGCTCGTCAGCTTGATCGAGTCTTTCTGGTCTTCGAACAACTTCAGTTGGAGTGCTTTGTACAGACGCTCGTTGGTCTTGTAGTCAAACTTCTTGCCGTCGATCGACAATGCACCGATATAGTTCATGATCTCGCGGCGGAAATCATCTTTGCGGCTATCGGGAATGTCGATCTTCTCTTCGATCGAACGCATCAACCGTTCATCCGGCTCTTCGTATTGGCCGGTGAATTTATTCTTCACGCGTTCCCGCTGAGTGTACGCTTTGACGTTGTCGATGTAGTTGGCACACAGACGAGCCATCGCATCTTCGTCGGCGGCGATCGCACGCTGAACTTCGTTTTTGACGATGTTCTCGTACTCTTCCTTGACCACCTCGAGGAGCTGGCGGTAGTGCCCCCGCTGATCCTCGCTGGTGATCAAGGAATGGTTGCCGAGACCCGACTCGAGCTCGTTCAACACCATAAATGGGTTGATCGAAGTCGCGTCGGGATGTGCGACCAAGGCGTTGGAAATCTTGTCTTGCACATACCGCGGCGAGATCCCTTGCATCCCTTCGCGTGTGGCTTGCGATTTCAACTCTTTGATGTTTTCTTCGGTAAAGCCTGGCAGGCTTTTGCCGTCGTACAGTTTCAATTTCTGCAGGAGCGTCAAGCTGGCGTTCTTCGGTTCTTCCAGCCGTGTCAAAACGGCCCACATCGCCGCCATTTCAATCGTATGCGGTGCGATATGTTTCCCTTTGACTTTCTCGTTGTTGTAGTCCTTCTCGTAGATCTTCACTTCGTTGGAAAGCCGCGTGACGTACGGTACATCGATCTTGACGGTACGATCACGCAACGCTTCCATGAATTCGTTGTTCTGCAGTCGACGATATTCCGGCTCGTTCGTATGCCCGAGAATCACTTCGTCGATATCCGTTTGAGCGAACTTCTTCGGTTTAACTTTGTGTTCCTGGCTCGCACCTAACAGGTCGTACAAAAACGCCACGTCCAACTTCAGTACTTCGACAAACTCGATAATCCCGCGGTTGGCAACGTTGAACTCGCCGTCGAAATTGAACGCCCGCGGATCACTGTCGGTCCCATATTCGGCGATCTTGCGGTAGTTGATGTCGCCGGTCAGTTCGGTCGAGTCTTGGTTCTTCTCATCCTTCGGCTGGAACGTACCAATGCCGATGCGGTCTTTCTCGCTCAAGATCACACGGCGAACGCGGACATCTTGAATGACTTTGGTCCAATCCCCACCATGGCGAGCAAGGCTGTCCATGTAGTGGAACCGGCAGAAGGGGCAAAGCTCGCCGCTGATGTTGATCGGATAGTCGGCCAGCGCGCTCGATTCCTGGTACTGGGCGACAACGTCCCGGCGGAACTCTTCGGGGATCAAGTGCAGCGGCTCTTCGTTCATCGGGCACCAATGAATGGCCGCTGGATCGTCCGGGTTATCAGGATCGATCCAACCGAGCGAATAGACGGCACCTTCGTCGAGCGTCGAGTACCGTTCGATCC is a window of Bremerella sp. TYQ1 DNA encoding:
- a CDS encoding DUF444 family protein — translated: MGLKIDRDVHRFREIVRGRIRDNLRKYITHGEMIGRKGKDLVSIPVPSLDVPHFKYGKNKGGVGQGDGDVGDPVGKGDDGDGAGQAGNEAGRHILEVDVPLEELAAMLGDELELPKIEPKGDANISQYKNRYDSIRSTGPESLRHFRRTYVKALRRQIASGVYNPKNPIIIPVREDTRYRSWTSIPQPEANAAIIYIMDVSGSMTDDQKEIVRTEAFWIDTWLRSQYKGVERRYVIHDAGAKEVDENTFYHTRESGGTRISSAYKVAQQILEKEFPTSEWNIYCFQFSDGDNWGEDNRNCMKMLDSVLIPACNLFCYGQVESPYGSGEYMKSLVNQFGKNHEKLILSHIEDKDAIYDSIKQFLGKGK
- a CDS encoding PrkA family serine protein kinase, translated to MAGGREIVSFLAERQNLDQFRKKNWQGTFEDYLDLVAKDPAITRNAFQRCYDMILSYGVDTYEVNREKKVHYRFFDDPLDHGKDGIFGLEDSQVQLVNALKSAAHGYGIEKRVLLLHGPVGSSKSTMARLLKKGIERYSTLDEGAVYSLGWIDPDNPDDPAAIHWCPMNEEPLHLIPEEFRRDVVAQYQESSALADYPINISGELCPFCRFHYMDSLARHGGDWTKVIQDVRVRRVILSEKDRIGIGTFQPKDEKNQDSTELTGDINYRKIAEYGTDSDPRAFNFDGEFNVANRGIIEFVEVLKLDVAFLYDLLGASQEHKVKPKKFAQTDIDEVILGHTNEPEYRRLQNNEFMEALRDRTVKIDVPYVTRLSNEVKIYEKDYNNEKVKGKHIAPHTIEMAAMWAVLTRLEEPKNASLTLLQKLKLYDGKSLPGFTEENIKELKSQATREGMQGISPRYVQDKISNALVAHPDATSINPFMVLNELESGLGNHSLITSEDQRGHYRQLLEVVKEEYENIVKNEVQRAIAADEDAMARLCANYIDNVKAYTQRERVKNKFTGQYEEPDERLMRSIEEKIDIPDSRKDDFRREIMNYIGALSIDGKKFDYKTNERLYKALQLKLFEDQKDSIKLTSLVSSVIDQETQEKIDVVKQRLIRDHGYDDESATDVLSFVASIFARGDVTD